A genome region from Triticum aestivum cultivar Chinese Spring chromosome 2B, IWGSC CS RefSeq v2.1, whole genome shotgun sequence includes the following:
- the LOC123042399 gene encoding uncharacterized protein — translation MAMPKHPADGAVVDRRLDATTICFSEEPAPAASDGGSHRFALRVMCSVTRSLEFRRSGRHPKVVLHKYTKAGCDSAIMFPVGDLSTLQSDSACQGALRGMLAELGQLRALHLDEDEWDAVVPAEIVPQIVRVARGEDAKDGFTFCFAMNVHRRIIHGEEALLMACKERELDLDGAGTTDDCAICLDGLEGEPAVELPACRHSFHRRCISTWFSKKTTCPMCREDVIDSVPCGSF, via the exons ATGGCGATGCCGAAGCACCCCGCGGACGGCGCAGTAGTCGACCGCCGGCTCGACGCGACCACGATATGCTTCTCCGAGGAGCCCGCGCCGGCAGCCTCCGACGGCGGCAGCCACCGGTTCGCCCTGCGCGTGATGTGCAGCGTGACGCGGTCCCTGGAGTTCCGCAGGAGCGGCCGGCACCCGAAGGTGGTGCTGCATAAGTacac CAAGGCCGGCTGCGATTCCGCCATAATGTTCCCTGTCGGCGACCTGTCCACGCTACAGAGCGACAGCGCCTGCCAAGGTGCCCTCCGCGGGATGCTGGCGGAGCTGGGTCAGCTCCGGGCTCTCCACCTCGACGAGGACGAGTGGGACGCTGTCGTGCCCGCGGAAATCGTGCCGCAGATCGTCCGCGTGGCGCGCGGCGAGGACGCCAAGGACGGCTTCACTTTCTGCTTCGCGATGAATGTGCACCGGCGGATCATACACGGCGAGGAGGCCCTGCTGATGGCGTGCAAAGAGAGGGAGCTGGACCTGGACGGCGCCGGGACGACGGACGACTGCGCGATCTGTCTGGATGGCCTGGAGGGAGAGCCCGCCGTGGAGCTGCCGGCTTGCCGGCACTCGTTCCACCGCCGGTGCATTTCCACGTGGTTCTCCAAGAAGACGACGTGCCCCATGTGCCGCGAAGACGTTATAGACTCTGTGCCCTGCGGAAGTTTCTGA